The following proteins come from a genomic window of Pseudomonas syringae:
- a CDS encoding endonuclease, with product MMFRFSALLCTTLLITASFAAQADAPRTFSEAKKVAWGLYAPQSTEFYCGCKYTGKKVDLAGCGYVPRKNAKRASRIEWEHIVPAWQIGHLRQCWQNGGRKNCTKSDAVYKRAEADLHNLVPSIGEVNGDRSNFSYGWVPEHRGQYGSCLTQVDFKARKVMPRPSIRGMIARTYFYMSKHYNLRLSRQDQQLYQAWDKTYPTQAWELQRNQRVACVMGHGNEFVGPVDLKLCTR from the coding sequence ATGATGTTTAGATTTTCTGCCCTGCTCTGCACCACCCTGCTCATCACCGCTTCATTCGCCGCACAGGCCGACGCCCCGCGCACGTTCAGTGAAGCCAAGAAAGTCGCCTGGGGCCTGTATGCGCCGCAATCCACCGAGTTCTACTGCGGCTGCAAATACACCGGCAAAAAGGTCGATCTGGCCGGTTGCGGCTACGTTCCACGCAAGAATGCCAAACGCGCCAGCCGCATCGAATGGGAGCACATCGTACCTGCCTGGCAGATCGGCCATCTGCGTCAATGCTGGCAGAACGGCGGCCGCAAGAACTGCACGAAAAGCGATGCTGTCTACAAGCGTGCCGAAGCCGACCTGCACAACCTGGTGCCGAGCATCGGTGAGGTCAACGGAGACCGCAGCAACTTCAGTTATGGCTGGGTTCCCGAGCACAGAGGCCAGTACGGCTCGTGCCTGACGCAGGTGGATTTCAAGGCCAGGAAGGTCATGCCTCGCCCGTCGATTCGCGGCATGATTGCCCGGACTTACTTCTACATGAGCAAGCACTACAACCTGCGATTGTCTCGTCAGGATCAACAACTCTATCAAGCCTGGGACAAGACCTACCCGACACAGGCGTGGGAGCTCCAGCGCAATCAGCGAGTGGCTTGCGTGATGGGGCATGGCAACGAGTTCGTAGGACCGGTCGATTTGAAGCTGTGCACAAGATGA